A single region of the Catharus ustulatus isolate bCatUst1 chromosome 35, bCatUst1.pri.v2, whole genome shotgun sequence genome encodes:
- the PRPF31 gene encoding U4/U6 small nuclear ribonucleoprotein Prp31 — protein MTSQRERPAGSAASAGAPRAEVTSSQPRPAGAGAPAMSLADELLADLEEAAGEEDEAEGSEGGEEPPIEDVREEPEPGEAAESVRSIAKLWGSKAFAEIMQKIEEYIGKQPKAAEVLGPVEAAPEYRVIVDANNLTVEIDNELNIIHKFIRDKYSKRFPELESLVPNALDYIRTVKELGNSLDKCKNNENVQQILTNATIMVVSVTASTTQGQQLSEEELSRIEDACDMALALSGAKLRIYEYVESRMSFIAPNLSLILGASTAAKIMGVAGGLTPLSKLPACNILLLGAQRRTLSGFSSTSVLPHTGFIYHSDIVQSLPPDLRRKAARLVAAKCTLAARVDSFHESQDGKVGYELKEEIERKFDKWQEPPPVKQVKPLPAPLDGQRKKRGGRRYRKMKERLGLTEIRKQANRMSFGEIEEDAYQEDLGFSLGHLGKAGSGRVRQTQVNEATKARISKTLQRTLQKQSVVYGGKSTIRDRSSGTASSVAFTPLQGLEIVNPQAAEKKVAEANQKYFSSMAEFLKVKGDKSGVPTPP, from the exons ATGACGTCACAGCGAGAGCGCCCAGCCGGAAGTGCCGCCTCAGCGGGCGCGCCGCGAGCGGAAGTGACGTCATCGCAACCGCGACCGGCCGGAGCGGGAG cccccgccATGTCGCTGGCCGACGAGCTGCTGGCCGATCTGGAGGAGGCCGCGGGGGAGGAGGACGAGGCCGAAGGCTCCGAGGGGGGGGAGGAGCCCCCGATCGAGGACGTGCGCGAGGAGCCGGAGCCGGGGGAGGCCGCCGAGTCCGTGCGGAGCATCGCCAAGTTATGGGGGTCTAAGGCG tttgctGAGATCATGCAGAAAATCGAGGAGTACATCGGGAAGCAGCCGAAGGCGGCCGAAg TTCTGGGCCCCGTGGAAGCCGCCCCCGAGTACCGAGTGATCGTGGACGCCAACAACCTGACCGTGGAGATCGACAACGAGCTCA ACATCATCCACAAATTCATCAGGGACAAATACTCCAAGAGATTCCCTGAGCTGGAGTCGCTGGTGCCCAACGCGCTCGATTACATCAGGACTGTcaag GAATTGGGCAATTCCCTGGACAAATGCAAGAACAACGAGAACGTTCAGCAGATCCTGACCAACGCCACCATCATGGTGGTCAGCGTGACAGCCTCCACCACCCAGGG GCAGCAATTATCAGAAGAAGAGCTCTCCAGGATTGAAGATGCCTGTGACATGGCGCTGGCGCTGAGCGGGGCCAAGCTGAGGATTTACGAGTACGTGGAGTCGCGGATGTCGTTCATCGCCCCCAACCTGTCCCTCATCCTGGGGGCCTCCACGGCTGCCAAGATCATGG GTGTTGCAGGGGGTCTGACCCCTCTCTCCAAGCTCCCAGCCTGTAACATTCtcctgctgggagctcagcGCCGAACGCTCTCGGGATTTTCCTCCACCTCGGTTCTGCCCCACACAGGATTTATTTATCACAGTGATATTGTGCAATCTCTGCCTCCT GACCTGAGGAGGAAGGCAGCTCGGCTGGTGGCCGCCAAGTGCACGCTGGCGGCGCGGGTGGACAGCTTCCACGAGAGCCAGGACGGCAAG GTGGGGTACGAGCTGAAGGAGGAGATCGAGCGCAAGTTCGACAAGTGGCAGGAGCCGCCCCCGGTCAAGCAGGTGAAGCCGCTGCCGGCGCCGCTGGACgggcagaggaagaaaagaggggGCAGGCG GTACCGGAAGATGAAGGAGCGCCTGGGGCTGACAGAGATCCGAAAACAGGCCAACAGGATGAGCTTTGGGGAG atcGAGGAGGACGCCTACCAGGAGGATTTGGGCTTCAGTCTGGGCCACCTGGGCAAGGCCGGCAGCGGCCGCGTGCGCCAGACCCAGGTCAACGAGGCCACCAAGGCCCGGATCAGCAAAACCCTACAG AGGACCCTGCAGAAGCAGAGCGTGGTCTACGGGGGCAAATCCACGATCCGGGACCGGAGCTCGGGCACGGCCTCGAGCGTGGCCTTCACCCCCCtgcag ggtTTGGAGATCGTGAACCCGCAGGCGGCCGAGAAGAAAGTGGCCGAGGCCAACCAGAAATATTTCTCCAGTATGGCCGAGTTCCTCAAGGTCAAGGGGGACAAAAGTGGGGTCCCCACCCCGCCCTGa